The proteins below come from a single Oryzomicrobium terrae genomic window:
- a CDS encoding C-GCAxxG-C-C family (seleno)protein, with the protein MWELRPAREEEVASVAALFDLCCNLPARAVPQDGDVILVAARNAHLAAAICFRPLDAHHGWIYGLAVRPGFRKRRLARKLYQHVLDAAGQRGLTHLYATASVGSSYFQTLGFAIGEPTALPASLNQALDESGFHQSEAIVLHQPLLQPEGISPAGEATALFDAGYFCAESVLLATARATGLDEPGLARLATGFCTGMAHTWNTCGALSGGVLAINLACGRDQPGESVSTNFQAVQRLHQEFTSACGGCRCSELNGFDLSTSAGRHAWAQDGGHAQCREYVAIAARLATAVIREARQEDEARGGLMNLFPPGDESEAAAAYVPHPA; encoded by the coding sequence ATGTGGGAGCTTCGCCCTGCCCGGGAGGAAGAGGTTGCGTCCGTCGCCGCCCTCTTCGATCTCTGCTGCAACCTGCCGGCCCGTGCTGTCCCCCAGGACGGTGACGTCATACTGGTGGCTGCGCGCAACGCCCATCTCGCCGCCGCCATCTGCTTTCGCCCCCTCGATGCCCACCACGGCTGGATCTACGGCTTGGCCGTGCGGCCCGGCTTTCGCAAGCGGCGCCTCGCCCGCAAGCTCTACCAGCACGTTCTCGATGCCGCCGGGCAACGGGGGCTGACCCATCTCTACGCCACCGCCAGCGTCGGCAGCTCCTACTTCCAGACCCTCGGCTTCGCCATCGGTGAGCCGACGGCGTTGCCGGCCAGCCTGAACCAGGCCCTCGACGAATCCGGCTTCCATCAGAGCGAGGCCATCGTCCTGCACCAGCCCCTGCTGCAACCCGAAGGCATTTCACCCGCGGGCGAGGCCACCGCCCTGTTCGATGCGGGCTACTTCTGCGCCGAGAGCGTGCTGCTCGCCACCGCTCGCGCCACAGGCCTGGACGAACCGGGCCTGGCCCGGCTGGCCACCGGCTTCTGTACCGGCATGGCCCACACCTGGAATACCTGTGGCGCCCTGTCCGGGGGCGTCCTGGCCATCAACCTGGCCTGCGGCCGCGACCAGCCGGGCGAATCCGTCAGCACCAACTTCCAGGCGGTACAACGCTTGCACCAGGAATTCACCAGCGCCTGCGGCGGTTGCCGCTGCAGCGAGCTCAACGGCTTCGACCTTTCCACCTCCGCCGGACGCCATGCCTGGGCCCAGGACGGGGGCCACGCCCAATGCCGGGAATACGTGGCAATCGCCGCCCGGCTGGCCACTGCGGTAATCCGTGAGGCCCGCCAGGAGGATGAAGCCCGGGGCGGACTGATGAACCTGTTTCCGCCAGGGGACGAAAGCGAAGCGGCAGCGGCTTACGTCCCCCATCCGGCGTAA
- a CDS encoding phosphomannomutase/phosphoglucomutase, with protein sequence MTTPALPAEIFKAYDIRGIVGKTLTPAIVRAIGQGLGTLALEKSGPGATIAIGRDGRLSGPEFAAALADGIRSTGAGVVDVGCVPTPVTYFAAQHLGCGSCVSITGSHNPPEYNGLKMVIAGQTLATDAIQALRQQLLDGRVTSAAAPGPFRTENVLPAYLERILGDVKLTRPMKVVVDCGNGVAGAVAPELFTGLGCQIVPLFCEVDGTFPNHHPDPSKPENLEDVMRALRDTDAEIGLAFDGDGDRLGVVTKDGEVIFADRQMMLFAEDVLTRVPGGEIIYDVKCSRLLADHIRAKGGRPLMWKTGHALVKAKLKETGAPLAGEMSGHIFFKERWYGFDDGLYAGARLLEILSRSPDANAVLKALPNSTATPELNIKMAEGEPFALVAKLQAEARFPAAREVIGIDGVRVEYADGFGLARASNTTPVVVLRFEADTPAALARIQDEFRAALVAVWPGLALPF encoded by the coding sequence ATGACCACTCCTGCCCTGCCCGCCGAAATCTTCAAGGCCTACGACATCCGCGGCATCGTCGGCAAGACCCTCACCCCGGCCATCGTCCGCGCCATCGGCCAGGGCTTGGGTACGTTGGCTCTGGAGAAATCCGGCCCCGGCGCCACCATCGCCATCGGCCGCGACGGCCGCCTGTCCGGCCCGGAGTTCGCCGCCGCCCTGGCCGACGGCATTCGCAGCACCGGTGCCGGCGTGGTGGACGTGGGCTGCGTGCCCACCCCGGTCACCTACTTCGCCGCCCAGCACCTGGGCTGCGGCTCCTGCGTGTCGATCACCGGCTCCCACAACCCGCCCGAGTACAACGGCCTGAAGATGGTGATCGCCGGCCAGACCCTGGCCACCGACGCCATCCAGGCCCTGCGCCAGCAACTACTCGACGGCCGTGTGACTAGCGCTGCCGCCCCCGGCCCCTTCCGCACGGAAAACGTGCTGCCCGCCTACCTGGAGCGCATCCTCGGCGACGTGAAGCTGACCCGGCCGATGAAGGTGGTGGTCGATTGCGGCAACGGCGTGGCCGGGGCCGTGGCGCCCGAGCTGTTCACCGGCCTGGGCTGCCAGATCGTGCCGCTCTTCTGCGAGGTGGACGGCACCTTCCCCAACCATCACCCGGACCCCTCCAAGCCGGAGAACCTGGAAGACGTGATGCGGGCGCTACGCGATACCGACGCCGAGATCGGCTTGGCCTTCGACGGGGACGGCGACCGCCTCGGCGTGGTGACCAAGGACGGCGAGGTGATCTTCGCCGACCGGCAGATGATGCTGTTCGCCGAGGATGTACTGACCCGGGTGCCGGGCGGCGAGATCATCTACGACGTGAAGTGCTCGCGCCTGCTCGCCGACCACATCCGCGCCAAGGGCGGCCGCCCCCTGATGTGGAAGACCGGCCACGCCCTGGTCAAGGCCAAGCTCAAGGAAACCGGCGCCCCCCTGGCCGGCGAGATGAGCGGTCACATCTTCTTCAAGGAGCGCTGGTACGGTTTCGACGACGGCCTCTACGCCGGCGCCCGACTGCTGGAAATTCTCTCCCGCAGCCCGGATGCCAATGCCGTGCTGAAAGCCCTGCCCAACAGCACCGCCACCCCGGAACTGAACATCAAGATGGCCGAGGGAGAGCCCTTCGCCTTGGTGGCCAAACTTCAGGCCGAGGCACGCTTTCCGGCCGCCCGTGAGGTGATCGGCATCGACGGGGTGCGGGTCGAATACGCTGACGGTTTCGGCCTGGCCCGGGCCTCCAACACCACCCCGGTGGTGGTGCTGCGTTTCGAGGCCGACACCCCGGCCGCCCTGGCCCGCATCCAGGACGAATTCCGCGCCGCCCTGGTCGCCGTCTGGCCGGGCCTGGCCCTGCCCTTCTGA
- a CDS encoding NUDIX domain-containing protein: MSEFTPHTSPSLAALDPLHRYCPRCRAPLTTDEIGGHERALCTACDYVFWGNPVPVVAALVEWQGQMILARNQAWAEGKFGLITGFLERDEAPDEAVRREVGEELSLVATSADLIGLYPFPRKNELLIVYHVRAEGEIVLNEELAEIRLVPPARLQAWDYGTGLAVADWLRRAGLGAQAG; encoded by the coding sequence ATGTCCGAATTCACGCCCCATACGTCCCCGTCGCTGGCCGCCCTCGATCCCCTCCACCGCTATTGCCCGCGCTGCCGGGCACCCCTGACCACCGACGAAATCGGCGGCCACGAGCGGGCCCTGTGCACGGCCTGCGACTACGTGTTCTGGGGCAATCCGGTGCCGGTGGTGGCGGCCCTGGTGGAATGGCAGGGGCAGATGATCCTGGCGCGCAACCAGGCCTGGGCCGAAGGCAAGTTCGGCCTGATCACCGGCTTTCTCGAACGGGACGAGGCTCCCGATGAGGCGGTGCGCCGCGAGGTTGGCGAGGAGCTTTCCCTGGTGGCCACCAGCGCCGACCTGATCGGCCTCTACCCTTTCCCGCGCAAGAACGAACTGCTGATCGTCTACCACGTGCGCGCCGAGGGCGAGATCGTGCTCAACGAGGAACTGGCTGAAATCCGCCTGGTGCCGCCGGCCCGCCTGCAGGCCTGGGACTATGGCACCGGACTGGCGGTGGCCGACTGGTTGCGCCGCGCCGGATTGGGCGCACAGGCCGGTTGA
- a CDS encoding EAL and HDOD domain-containing protein, whose product MSTHPFYLARQPILDRDQQVQAYELLFRTSETNSATIDDDGQATATVLANAFGELSLSDVVGPYKAYINVPADFLMQDSLEFLPGPKVVLELPADALPDADLIARCRALKAKGFTLAAGNVASLDPARLPLLQEVDILKVDHQLLNNQELFVLFCHLKPLGRELLAEKIEDMEQLEHCQDLGFTLFQGYYFARPTLIAGKKLERSSLALVKLIGLLMEDAETSVLETTFKQEPGLTLNLLRLVNSVASGLAVRVGSVRHAITLMGRQKLLRWLQLLLYCQNGSPDAPPSPLLLTAATRGRLLELIQLRLTPRHRDAADRAFMTGILSLLPAALGVPMDELLAPLPLAAEVRQALLEGKGELGRLLGLAEEMERSVARDGHGGSAEPEALAQLAGLPLQALNACLAEALGWANSLAQEVAA is encoded by the coding sequence ATGAGTACCCACCCGTTCTACCTGGCCCGCCAGCCGATCCTAGACCGGGACCAGCAGGTCCAGGCCTACGAGCTGCTGTTCCGCACCAGCGAGACCAACAGCGCCACCATCGACGACGACGGCCAGGCCACCGCCACGGTGCTGGCCAACGCCTTCGGCGAGCTGAGCCTGAGCGACGTGGTGGGTCCGTACAAGGCCTACATCAACGTGCCGGCGGATTTCCTGATGCAGGACTCCCTGGAATTCCTGCCCGGTCCCAAGGTGGTCCTGGAACTGCCCGCCGACGCCCTGCCCGACGCCGACCTGATCGCCCGTTGCCGGGCCCTCAAGGCCAAGGGCTTCACCCTGGCCGCCGGCAATGTGGCCAGCCTGGACCCGGCGCGGCTGCCGCTGCTGCAGGAAGTGGACATCCTCAAGGTGGATCACCAACTGCTCAACAATCAGGAGCTGTTCGTCCTGTTCTGCCACCTCAAGCCCCTGGGCCGGGAGCTGCTGGCGGAAAAGATCGAGGACATGGAGCAGCTGGAGCACTGCCAGGACCTGGGTTTCACCCTGTTCCAGGGCTACTACTTCGCCCGCCCGACCTTGATCGCCGGCAAGAAGCTGGAGCGCTCCAGCCTGGCCCTGGTCAAGCTGATCGGTCTGCTCATGGAAGACGCCGAAACCTCGGTGCTGGAAACCACCTTCAAGCAGGAACCCGGCCTCACCCTCAACCTGCTGCGCCTGGTGAACTCGGTGGCCAGCGGCCTGGCGGTGCGGGTCGGCTCGGTACGCCACGCCATCACCCTGATGGGCCGGCAAAAGCTGCTGCGCTGGCTGCAACTGCTGCTCTACTGCCAGAACGGCAGCCCGGACGCCCCGCCTTCGCCCCTGCTGCTCACCGCCGCCACCCGGGGACGCCTGCTCGAACTGATCCAGCTGCGCCTCACGCCGCGCCATCGTGATGCCGCCGACCGGGCCTTCATGACCGGCATCCTGTCCCTGTTGCCGGCGGCCCTGGGCGTGCCCATGGACGAATTGCTGGCGCCCCTTCCCCTGGCGGCCGAAGTGCGCCAGGCCCTGCTCGAAGGCAAGGGGGAACTGGGCCGCCTGCTCGGCCTGGCCGAAGAAATGGAGCGCAGCGTTGCCCGCGACGGCCACGGCGGCAGTGCCGAACCGGAAGCCCTGGCCCAGCTGGCCGGACTGCCCCTGCAAGCGCTCAACGCCTGCCTGGCCGAAGCCCTGGGCTGGGCCAATAGCCTGGCCCAGGAAGTGGCCGCCTGA
- a CDS encoding YheT family hydrolase — MSHHGSPLAASFAPYRAPRWLPGGHAQTLWPLLIKPVPPAYRRERWDTPDDDFIDVDFLDIDATPASSTTPLAVLFHGLEGSSRSHYAVSLAQACQACGWGFVVPHFRGCSGELNRLPRAYHSGDSAEIGWVLARLAERFPGRPLHVTGVSLGGNALLKWLGEQEESAARLVRSAAAVCPPLDLAAAGFNLGRGFNLVYTRHFLVTLKASALAKLKRHPGLFDPARVRQARNLYDFDEVVTAPLHGFKGALDYWTRASAKPLLDRLRVPTLLINPVNDPFLPASALPGHHQVSNAVRLEQPAEGGHVGFVAGSLPGHLHWLPRRLLHFFNEHQQ; from the coding sequence TTGAGTCATCACGGCAGCCCGCTCGCCGCCTCCTTCGCCCCCTACCGGGCACCGCGCTGGCTGCCCGGCGGGCACGCCCAGACCCTCTGGCCGCTGCTCATCAAACCGGTGCCACCGGCCTACCGGCGCGAGCGCTGGGACACCCCGGACGACGATTTCATCGACGTCGACTTCCTCGATATCGACGCCACCCCGGCCAGCAGCACGACGCCCCTGGCAGTGCTCTTCCACGGTCTGGAAGGCAGTTCCCGCAGCCATTACGCCGTATCCCTGGCCCAGGCCTGCCAGGCCTGTGGCTGGGGCTTCGTGGTACCCCACTTCCGCGGCTGTTCGGGGGAGCTGAACCGTCTGCCCCGGGCCTATCATTCCGGCGACTCCGCCGAAATCGGCTGGGTGCTGGCCCGGCTGGCCGAGCGTTTTCCCGGCCGCCCCCTGCACGTCACCGGCGTTTCCCTGGGGGGCAACGCCCTGCTCAAATGGCTGGGCGAACAGGAAGAAAGCGCCGCCCGGCTGGTGCGTTCCGCCGCCGCCGTCTGTCCGCCCCTGGACCTGGCCGCCGCCGGCTTCAACCTGGGACGGGGCTTCAACCTGGTCTACACCCGCCACTTCCTCGTCACCCTCAAGGCCAGCGCCCTGGCCAAGCTGAAGCGCCATCCCGGCCTGTTCGACCCGGCCCGGGTGCGCCAGGCGCGCAACCTGTACGATTTCGACGAAGTGGTCACCGCCCCCCTGCACGGTTTCAAGGGCGCCCTGGACTACTGGACCCGGGCCTCGGCCAAACCCCTGCTTGACCGCCTCCGGGTACCGACCCTGCTCATCAATCCGGTCAACGACCCCTTTCTGCCCGCATCGGCCCTGCCCGGCCACCATCAGGTGTCCAACGCCGTGCGTCTCGAACAACCCGCCGAAGGCGGCCACGTCGGCTTCGTCGCCGGCTCGCTGCCCGGCCACCTGCACTGGCTGCCGCGGCGGCTTCTCCATTTTTTCAACGAACACCAACAATGA